The Theobroma cacao cultivar B97-61/B2 chromosome 1, Criollo_cocoa_genome_V2, whole genome shotgun sequence genome contains the following window.
TACacatcatgttgaaaaaaaatattattgttacacgccataattaggttgttacacgccatgttgaaaaaaatactattgttacatgccatatataaaaacatgttacacaccatggttaaaaaaagttgttacacaccatgttgaaaaaaatatattgttattgcatgccatgttgaaaaaatattattattacataacatattcaaaaacatttttttacattttaatgcctaaaatgttgttgttacttacgaaataaaacttcaaatcctctaaactctttttattttttttttaatttttttgacaatttggcaccgattaaagtgtttctaacatgttttcataaatcaaaatacaaattttttttatctaaaacatctactttgactaaaaattaaacaaaattcttttgaaaacctacgtttataaatttcaaaattttgagtttattgatGTCTAAGTCTcgaattgattcaattaaaagctaTTTTATACATTTGTGATTATTTGTACCATAttagttttattcaaaatacctaaaaattgaatttttcaaatAGCCACTCACCCAAACACATCAAAATCATTGCTTGGTGTCTTGAAAGCgcaagaaagagaaatctgaaaatgcaagaaagagaaatctgaaaatacgagagagagaaatcgaaagGATAACAGACGAATGTCGAagagagaaatcgataaaatttgagagagtgggatagtgagagagagaaatcagaggcacaaattggagaaattgtgatgaatagtttaatttatttaaaacagTCTCAATggtatttttatcaagttatgactaaatatgattaaaaacagttaaatttattttgatggttATTTTTAAAGTGTCTTTATCAAGTAAGGTCATTcctcacaattttctcttaatATTATGAACGTTATCAGTATGCAAATTAGCATGCTTGAAGTTATTcaatatatatgatatttaaataattgttTGTTTGGCAAATTAGCATGCATTCTCGGAAATGGGCTTTTTCCGCCTAAATTAGTATGCTTGGAATAATAATTAAGGCCTTTGAATTTACTATCaccttttcttaaaacaaatcTAACCAtcaattgaattaaatttatagttTCTTCAGCATCGTCAGATCCGAAAGTGACCTCAGGTAAAGCCACAATTTCAACAATGAAATCCTCTTTTCTTTGGCTGAAATTGACCATCTCATCACCCATTGCCATTTGAACTTGATCTACAACTATGGCATAAATATAAGTGTAGACAAAGATATGTTCCCAAAACCCAATTCCTATCAGTATTCAAATGTGGCATTGCGTGGGTGCCACATGCCATCCCAATATCTCCTTGGACCCAGACAGGGAAATTAAATGCTAATTAAGACTAttaatttttcgattttaactaaattaatcGCACTTAATGATCATTAACTACTGCCACAACAAAGCTTATAGGAATATGTTTATggagtatttatttatttaatgggCCTTAAATGTTGCCACGAGGCCTATGACAAGGTAATCGTAACCTTTTCTAATAAGCTCCACCGACAACATTAGCATAGTAAAAACGGCATTACATTGATCCAAAATTTCCCAAAACACGACAACACTACACGACCAAACTGCCACTCAGAGCCTCAGACAAATCAATGACTCCTTTCATCAACATAACATAATCATCATAATCgtcataattattattatattaattaaatacaaGCCTCATCACATTGTAGAGCTAGACTTCCGATCACTCCGATCAGCACCAAACGCAGAGGGACAGTAGTTCCTGATGGCAGTGAGCTCATACGGGGCGGTGTCAAGCGCCAACCATTGCTCCACCGTAAACTGCTGCTGGCTACAGGCGGTATGGACGCCAGTCATGGTGACTTCCACATAGTTACAGTACCATCCATGGTGTGAACCCGAGCCATCGGAGGTTAAGTTCATGGCGCATACAGGAGCAACCAAGCAAGGTCCCCTACCCGAGAAAATGTCCAAATTGCCCCTCTCGAAATAGTTGTGTCCTGGCTCCATTAACCCACCCCAAGCTTCCAGGTTGGTGATCTCAACGAACTCGCCATAGAGATCGTAGAGTCTGAGGCTGATGATGGAGTCGGTTCCGCCTTTGAAGATGGAGCCTGTTCGAATGTAAACCGAGTAGACGCAATCTTCATCGTCCTGCacggaagaaaagagagagagaggttaGAGATGGGCATAGTAGAGGGGATTATGGGGGTTGTTGAGGGGTACTTACGGAAAGAGCGACAGAGGAGAAGGAGAGGAGGAGGAAGAAAGAGAGGAGCAGCTGTGCTGGGGTTGCCATTGGGTTTAACTTTTCGAAGATTTTGTCGAGAGATAATTACAAGTACTTGCGTATAAATAtgcaaaatatatttagagGCCAcatgacattttttttttgctttattttattactGAGAAGGGGCGTatccaattttattttttaatatatactaTAAGCATTCAACTgacaacaaattaaaatatggaAAGGTTTTGGTGGACACTTGGCTTAAATGACATCATCTACGTATAAAATTACAGTATTGTCCCTACCAAGCGTCCATTGGGAAGGCAAATTGTAATCACTTTGTGGGGTTCTGCCGTTATCTGGAGCTAGAAAACACAAAAGCGATAAGAACGGAGGGACTGTAACGTAATTTCGCACGAGATAATTATTGTTTTGGACTGGTCCCCTTTAATTTGCATTATGCAAGAGGCGAAAAAGATATGGAAAGTTAATAGGAGGGAAGGGGGAGGACCAGGGACGGACGGTGGAGCATATTCTTAGCGAAGCAAAAAAGGGGCCGGGTGAAACACGTGGTACGGCATGTAGTAGAATAGTTAAAAGTGAGATTGCATCTTGGCCCTACATCAAGGACAGATGGATGCGACCATCATCATTGAATGTAAGAACTTGGGGTTTTACTTTTCCAGATCAGAAATAATTT
Protein-coding sequences here:
- the LOC18611591 gene encoding uncharacterized protein LOC18611591, which encodes MATPAQLLLSFFLLLSFSSVALSDDEDCVYSVYIRTGSIFKGGTDSIISLRLYDLYGEFVEITNLEAWGGLMEPGHNYFERGNLDIFSGRGPCLVAPVCAMNLTSDGSGSHHGWYCNYVEVTMTGVHTACSQQQFTVEQWLALDTAPYELTAIRNYCPSAFGADRSDRKSSSTM